In one window of Zingiber officinale cultivar Zhangliang chromosome 11A, Zo_v1.1, whole genome shotgun sequence DNA:
- the LOC122032581 gene encoding photosystem II core complex proteins psbY, chloroplastic-like, with protein MATMVALLNAKCPTSYSLTAVPKAAAPKQHLPLSLPRRLPAVPQLLSVSNPTSAAAALAGTVFAALATSDAAFAAQQIAEIAESGGGDSRGLALLLPIVPAVLWVLYNILQPALNQLSRMRAEKAVVAGLGLGAALAGLAAPPSASAAGEAMMVADAASSNDSRGLLLLFVVAPAILWVLYNILQPALNQINKMKSG; from the coding sequence ATGGCGACGATGGTGGCCTTGCTCAACGCCAAATGCCCTACTTCCTACTCCCTGACGGCCGTCCCAAAGGCAGCTGCTCCCAAGCAGCACCTCCCCCTCTCGCTCCCCCGCCGTCTCCCGGCCGTCCCCCAGCTCCTTTCCGTCTCCAACCCAACATCCGCCGCCGCGGCCCTAGCCGGCACCGTCTTCGCGGCCCTGGCCACCTCCGACGCCGCCTTCGCCGCGCAGCAGATCGCGGAGATCGCCGAAAGCGGCGGCGGCGACAGCCGCGGCCTCGCGCTCCTGCTCCCCATCGTCCCGGCCGTCCTCTGGGTCCTATACAACATCCTGCAGCCGGCCCTCAACCAGCTCAGCCGGATGAGAGCCGAGAAGGCCGTGGTCGCCGGCCTCGGCCTGGGCGCCGCGCTGGCTGGACTGGCGGCGCCTCCCAGTGCGTCGGCGGCGGGCGAGGCGATGATGGTGGCCGACGCGGCGTCGTCGAACGATAGCCGTGGGCTGCTACTCTTGTTCGTGGTGGCGCCGGCCATCCTCTGGGTGCTCTACAACATCCTCCAACCAGCGCTGAATCAAATCAACAAGATGAAGTCTGGTTGA